In Streptococcus oralis, a single window of DNA contains:
- a CDS encoding primosomal protein N', with protein sequence MAIAKIIVDVPLMQTDQPYSYKVPEEFVDMLEVGMRVHVPFGKGNRLIQGIVLGLESQSDEEVADQDLKEIAEVLDFSPVLTQEQLWLAEELRKSVFSYKISILKAMLPGFLNSSYDKILYPLEGLSQADKERLFGSEESLAFSSLDLAKQAEMMRLTRKGLLRLEYQAVDQKKVKTQSWYEVDATRLEQIEISARAKKKSELRDYLLSHPESAPLASLLESYSREQVNFFVEQGAVSIVQKEVQRSAAYFDGIEASQPLELNPEQRQARDAVVSAIGSQQPPFLLQGITGSGKTEVYLQIIQGALDKGKTAILLVPEISLTQQMTERFIARFGEKVAILHSGLSNGEKYDEWRKVERGDAQVVVGARSAIFAPLKNLGVMIIDEEHEASYKQDSNPRYHAREVAILRAQYNQAALVLGSATPSLESRARAGKGVYQHLRLTQRANPLATIPEVQVIDFRDYIGQNETSNFTPPLLEAIQDRLDKKEQVVLMLNRRGYSSFVMCRECGTVDSCPNCDISLTLHMDTKTMNCHYCGFSKGIPHVCPNCQSRSIRYYGTGTQKAYDELAELFPQARILRMDVDTTRKKGSHQALLDQFGRGEADILLGTQMIAKGLDFPNVTLVGVLNADTALNLPDFRSSERTFQLLTQVAGRAGRAEKAGQVLIQSYNPEHYAIRFAKDQDYEGFYTYEMSIRRQLGYPPYYFTIGITLSHKKEEEVVKRAYEVMGILRSGLSETSKILGPTPKPIARTHNLYHYQILIKYRLEDELGQTLNQVLSLTQERENSELRLSIDHEPQQFL encoded by the coding sequence ATGGCTATTGCAAAGATAATCGTGGATGTTCCCCTAATGCAGACGGACCAGCCATACAGTTACAAGGTCCCTGAGGAATTTGTAGACATGCTGGAGGTCGGTATGCGGGTCCATGTCCCCTTCGGTAAGGGCAATCGTTTGATCCAAGGTATTGTGCTTGGCCTGGAGTCCCAGTCGGATGAAGAGGTGGCTGATCAGGACTTGAAAGAGATTGCGGAGGTGCTGGACTTTTCTCCAGTCTTGACTCAAGAGCAACTCTGGCTGGCTGAGGAGCTACGCAAGTCAGTCTTTTCTTACAAAATCTCCATCCTAAAAGCCATGTTGCCGGGATTTTTAAACTCTAGCTATGACAAGATTCTCTATCCTTTAGAAGGCCTAAGTCAGGCAGACAAAGAGCGCTTGTTTGGTTCAGAAGAATCGCTAGCCTTTTCTTCTCTAGATTTAGCCAAGCAGGCAGAAATGATGCGTTTGACGAGAAAAGGACTGCTCCGCTTAGAATACCAGGCAGTCGATCAAAAGAAGGTCAAGACCCAGTCTTGGTATGAGGTTGATGCTACTCGACTAGAGCAGATTGAGATTTCTGCGCGTGCCAAGAAAAAGTCAGAGCTGAGAGACTATTTGCTGTCTCATCCTGAGAGTGCTCCTCTGGCTAGCTTGTTAGAATCCTACTCACGCGAGCAAGTCAACTTCTTTGTGGAACAAGGTGCTGTGTCCATAGTCCAAAAGGAAGTACAACGCTCAGCTGCTTATTTCGATGGTATTGAAGCCAGCCAACCTTTGGAATTGAATCCTGAACAAAGACAGGCGCGTGATGCCGTTGTCAGTGCTATTGGCAGTCAACAGCCTCCTTTCCTCCTTCAAGGAATTACAGGGAGTGGGAAAACAGAGGTTTACTTGCAGATTATCCAAGGGGCCTTGGATAAGGGTAAGACAGCTATTTTACTGGTACCTGAGATTTCTCTGACGCAACAGATGACGGAGCGGTTCATTGCTCGTTTCGGCGAGAAAGTGGCCATTCTTCACTCAGGCCTGTCCAATGGTGAAAAGTACGATGAATGGCGCAAGGTTGAGCGTGGAGATGCTCAAGTTGTTGTTGGTGCCAGATCAGCCATCTTTGCTCCTCTGAAAAATCTAGGTGTCATGATTATCGACGAAGAGCATGAAGCTAGCTACAAACAAGACAGCAATCCTCGATATCATGCCAGAGAGGTCGCCATTTTACGGGCCCAGTACAATCAAGCAGCCCTGGTCCTTGGTTCGGCGACACCGAGCTTAGAAAGCCGTGCGCGGGCTGGCAAAGGTGTCTATCAACACTTACGCCTGACCCAACGAGCCAATCCTTTAGCCACCATTCCTGAGGTTCAAGTGATTGACTTTCGGGACTATATCGGGCAGAATGAGACATCAAACTTTACGCCTCCTTTGCTAGAGGCCATCCAAGACCGTTTGGATAAAAAAGAGCAGGTAGTCCTCATGCTCAACCGTCGGGGTTATTCTAGCTTTGTTATGTGTCGGGAGTGTGGGACGGTAGATAGCTGCCCCAACTGTGACATTTCTCTGACTCTCCATATGGATACCAAGACCATGAACTGCCATTACTGTGGCTTTTCGAAGGGAATTCCTCATGTCTGTCCCAACTGTCAGAGTCGCAGCATTCGCTACTACGGTACAGGGACTCAGAAAGCTTACGATGAGCTGGCAGAGCTCTTTCCTCAGGCTCGCATTCTGCGGATGGATGTGGATACGACCCGTAAGAAAGGCAGTCACCAAGCTCTTCTTGACCAGTTTGGCCGAGGGGAAGCAGATATCTTGTTGGGAACTCAGATGATTGCCAAGGGCTTGGATTTTCCAAATGTGACTTTGGTCGGAGTTCTCAATGCGGATACGGCCTTGAATCTGCCTGATTTCCGTTCTTCTGAGAGAACCTTCCAGCTCTTAACCCAGGTGGCAGGCCGTGCAGGTCGAGCGGAAAAGGCTGGGCAGGTCTTGATCCAGTCATACAATCCGGAACACTATGCCATTCGATTTGCCAAAGACCAAGACTACGAAGGCTTTTACACTTATGAAATGAGTATCAGACGCCAACTCGGCTATCCGCCTTATTATTTCACGATTGGGATTACCCTCTCTCACAAGAAAGAAGAAGAGGTTGTCAAACGTGCCTATGAAGTCATGGGAATTTTGCGCTCAGGTTTATCGGAAACTAGTAAAATCCTTGGGCCAACGCCAAAACCCATCGCCCGTACCCACAACCTTTATCATTACCAGATTTTGATTAAATACCGTTTAGAAGATGAGCTGGGGCAGACTCTCAACCAGGTCTTGTCTTTGACTCAAGAACGGGAAAATAGCGAGCTTCGTCTCAGTATTGACCATGAGCCGCAGCAATTTTTATAA
- the fmt gene encoding methionyl-tRNA formyltransferase, with amino-acid sequence MTKLIFMGTPEFSATVLKGLLSDDRYEILAVVTQPDRAVGRKKVIQETPVKQAAKEAGLPIYQPEKLSGSPEMEAIMKLGADGIVTAAFGQFLPSKLLDSMNFAVNVHASLLPKHRGGAPIHYALIQGDEEAGVTIMEMVKEMDAGDMISRRSIPITDEDNVGTLFEKLAIVGRDLLLDTLPGYLAGEIQPEPQDPSQVTFSPNIKPEEEKLDWNKTNRQLFNQIRGMNPWPVAHTFLKGDRFKIYEALPVEGQGNPGEILSIGKKELIVAAAEGALSLKQVQPAGKPKMDISSFLNGVGRTLTVGERFGD; translated from the coding sequence ATGACAAAACTAATCTTTATGGGGACACCTGAATTTTCAGCGACAGTTTTGAAGGGGTTGTTATCAGATGACCGTTACGAGATTCTAGCTGTTGTGACCCAGCCAGATCGCGCTGTCGGTCGTAAAAAAGTAATCCAAGAAACCCCAGTCAAGCAGGCTGCCAAAGAAGCAGGCCTTCCCATCTACCAACCTGAAAAATTATCTGGAAGCCCAGAGATGGAAGCCATTATGAAGCTAGGGGCGGATGGGATTGTGACCGCTGCTTTTGGGCAGTTCCTCCCAAGTAAACTTCTTGATAGCATGAACTTTGCGGTCAACGTTCACGCTTCCCTCCTTCCAAAACACCGTGGTGGTGCACCCATTCATTATGCCTTGATTCAAGGGGATGAGGAAGCTGGTGTGACCATTATGGAGATGGTTAAGGAAATGGATGCAGGAGATATGATTTCTCGTCGTAGCATTCCCATCACAGATGAGGACAATGTCGGAACCTTGTTTGAAAAATTGGCAATCGTTGGTCGCGATTTGCTTTTGGATACGCTACCTGGCTACCTAGCAGGAGAAATCCAACCTGAACCACAAGATCCTAGCCAGGTCACTTTCTCGCCAAATATCAAACCAGAGGAAGAAAAGTTGGACTGGAATAAGACTAACCGTCAACTCTTCAACCAAATCAGAGGGATGAATCCATGGCCTGTTGCCCATACTTTTCTCAAAGGCGACCGCTTTAAAATCTATGAAGCCCTACCAGTAGAAGGTCAGGGAAATCCAGGGGAGATCCTCTCTATTGGTAAAAAGGAATTAATCGTGGCAGCGGCTGAAGGAGCTCTGTCTCTTAAGCAAGTCCAGCCAGCTGGAAAGCCTAAGATGGACATTTCTTCCTTCCTCAACGGAGTGGGACGTACATTGACTGTAGGAGAACGATTTGGTGACTAA
- the rsmB gene encoding 16S rRNA (cytosine(967)-C(5))-methyltransferase RsmB yields the protein MTKVETARSLALAVLEDVFINQAYSNIALNKHLKGSQLSVADKGLVTEIVYGTVARKLTLEWYLSHFIQDRDKLDNWLYILLLLSAYQLRYLDKIPNHAVVNEAVELAKARKKGSEKLVNAVLRRILREGWPDIDSIKRKNKRDSIAYSLPVWLVSKLKEEYGEERAQAIFKSLLVRNKASIRVADLSRKEEIKAVLDATDSPLAATGLVKEQGHFAGHDLFAEGAITIQDESSQLVAPTLDLQGDEQVLDACAAPGGKTAHMASYLRTGQITALDLYDHKLDLIQENAERLGVADRVQTQKLDARKVHEFFGRDSFDKILVDAPCSGIGLLRRKPDIKYNKETADFTSLQEIQLEILGSVCQTLRKGGIITYSTCTIVSEENFQVVEAFLESHPEFEQVKLEHECKDILKDGCILITPELYGSDGFFISQFRKISE from the coding sequence GTGACTAAAGTAGAAACGGCTAGAAGTCTAGCTTTGGCAGTGCTAGAGGATGTCTTTATCAACCAAGCATACTCCAATATTGCCTTAAACAAACACCTTAAGGGGAGTCAACTCTCAGTAGCAGATAAGGGCTTGGTGACAGAGATTGTCTACGGTACGGTAGCCCGAAAACTGACTCTGGAATGGTATCTGTCCCACTTTATTCAAGACCGGGATAAGCTAGATAACTGGCTCTATATCCTGCTCCTTCTGAGCGCTTACCAACTTCGGTATCTGGATAAGATTCCTAATCACGCTGTTGTTAATGAAGCAGTGGAACTAGCCAAAGCCCGTAAAAAAGGCAGTGAGAAATTGGTCAACGCCGTCCTGCGTCGTATCTTACGAGAAGGCTGGCCAGATATTGACAGCATTAAGCGAAAAAATAAGCGTGATTCCATTGCCTATTCTCTCCCAGTTTGGCTAGTGTCTAAACTTAAGGAAGAGTACGGGGAAGAGCGAGCCCAAGCCATCTTTAAAAGTCTCTTGGTGCGCAACAAAGCCAGTATCCGTGTAGCTGATTTGAGCCGAAAAGAGGAAATCAAAGCTGTGTTAGATGCGACCGATTCCCCTTTGGCTGCCACTGGTCTGGTCAAGGAGCAAGGCCACTTTGCAGGACATGATTTGTTCGCAGAAGGGGCTATAACCATCCAAGACGAGTCCAGTCAACTGGTTGCTCCGACTCTTGATCTACAAGGTGATGAACAGGTCCTGGATGCCTGTGCCGCTCCAGGTGGGAAAACAGCTCATATGGCTTCGTATCTCAGGACAGGTCAGATTACTGCTCTGGACTTGTATGACCATAAGTTGGACTTGATCCAAGAAAATGCGGAGCGTTTAGGTGTGGCAGATCGAGTGCAAACACAAAAATTGGATGCCAGAAAGGTGCATGAGTTTTTCGGTCGGGACTCTTTTGATAAGATTTTGGTAGATGCTCCCTGTTCTGGGATTGGACTTTTACGTCGCAAACCAGACATCAAATACAATAAAGAAACAGCGGATTTCACATCCTTACAGGAAATTCAGCTGGAAATATTAGGTAGTGTTTGTCAAACGCTACGAAAAGGTGGTATAATAACTTATAGTACCTGTACTATTGTCTCTGAGGAGAACTTTCAAGTCGTTGAGGCGTTTTTAGAAAGTCATCCCGAGTTCGAGCAGGTTAAACTAGAACACGAATGTAAAGATATCCTGAAAGATGGCTGCATCCTGATCACTCCTGAATTGTATGGAAGTGATGGATTCTTTATCAGCCAATTTCGCAAGATATCAGAATAG
- a CDS encoding Stp1/IreP family PP2C-type Ser/Thr phosphatase, producing the protein MEIALLTDVGQKRTNNQDYVNHFVNRAGRTMIILADGMGGHRAGNIASEMAVTDLGVAWVDTQIDSVNEVREWFAHYLEIENQKIHQLGQDEAYRGMGTTLEAVAFIDNQAIYAHIGDSRIGLIRGEEYHQLTSDHSLVNELLKAGQLTPEEAETHPQKNIITQSIGQKDEIQPDFGMITLESGDYLLLNSDGLTNMISASEIYDIVTSDISLADKAATLIRFANNAGGLDNITVALVYMNEEAAE; encoded by the coding sequence ATGGAAATAGCATTATTAACAGATGTTGGTCAGAAACGGACAAATAATCAGGACTATGTCAATCACTTTGTCAACCGAGCAGGACGCACTATGATCATCTTGGCTGACGGGATGGGAGGACACCGTGCAGGAAATATCGCTAGTGAGATGGCGGTAACAGACCTCGGTGTGGCTTGGGTGGATACCCAAATTGACTCAGTCAATGAAGTTCGTGAGTGGTTTGCCCACTACCTGGAGATTGAAAATCAAAAAATTCATCAACTAGGTCAGGACGAAGCCTACAGAGGCATGGGAACAACGCTAGAAGCTGTTGCGTTTATTGACAACCAAGCCATCTATGCTCATATTGGAGATTCTCGTATCGGTTTGATTCGTGGAGAAGAATACCACCAGTTGACAAGTGACCATTCTTTGGTCAATGAATTGCTCAAGGCTGGTCAATTGACTCCAGAAGAAGCAGAAACTCACCCTCAAAAGAATATCATCACCCAGTCTATCGGACAAAAAGATGAAATCCAGCCAGATTTTGGGATGATTACACTGGAGTCAGGAGATTATCTCTTGCTCAATAGTGATGGTTTGACCAATATGATTTCGGCAAGCGAGATTTATGATATCGTAACCAGTGATATTTCCCTAGCAGACAAGGCGGCAACCCTCATTCGTTTTGCTAACAATGCAGGAGGTTTAGACAACATTACGGTTGCCCTTGTTTACATGAATGAGGAGGCGGCAGAATGA
- the pknB gene encoding Stk1 family PASTA domain-containing Ser/Thr kinase, translating to MIQIGKIFAGRYRIVKQIGRGGMADVYLAKDLILDGEEVAVKVLRTNYQTDPIAVARFQREARAMADLDHPHIVRITDIGEEDGQQYLAMEYVAGLDLKRYIKEHYPLSNEEAVRIMGQILLAMRLAHTRGIVHRDLKPQNILLTPDGTAKVTDFGIAVAFAETSLTQTNSMLGSVHYLSPEQARGSKATFQSDIYAMGIIFYEMLTGHIPYDGDSAVTIALQHFQKPLPSVIAENPSVPQALENVVIKATAKKLSDRYQSVSEMYVDLSTSLSYNRRNEPKLVFDDASKADTKTLPKVPQSTLTSIPKAPAQEERPQPKKPTQPVAEPAPAPKPAKKRKFKARYMILLASLLLVAASLVWILSRTPATIAIPNVAGQTVAEAKEALKKSKFEAGEEKSEASDTVAEGRVIRTDPEAGSGRKEGTKVNLIVSSGKQSFQLSNYVGRKYTDVVAELKEKKVPENLIKMEEEESSESEPGTILRQTPASGSTYDLSKATTITLTVAKKVTSVSMPSYIGSSLEFTKNNLTQIVGVKEANIEVIEVSTASEGTAEGTVVDQTPKAGEKVDLASTRIKISIYKPKTPPSTSSSNPAQRGNQGSTTTPNQGNQQGNQQGNNPPTNQPNNEGNRESSRD from the coding sequence ATGATCCAAATCGGCAAGATTTTTGCCGGGCGGTATCGGATTGTCAAGCAGATTGGTCGAGGAGGCATGGCAGATGTTTACTTGGCCAAGGATTTGATCCTAGACGGGGAAGAAGTGGCAGTGAAGGTCCTGAGGACCAACTACCAGACGGACCCGATTGCTGTGGCACGTTTCCAGCGCGAAGCGAGGGCCATGGCGGATCTGGACCATCCTCATATCGTTCGGATAACAGATATTGGTGAGGAAGACGGTCAACAGTACCTAGCTATGGAATACGTAGCAGGTCTTGACCTCAAGCGTTATATTAAAGAACACTATCCTCTTTCAAACGAAGAAGCAGTTCGGATCATGGGGCAAATCCTCTTGGCCATGCGCTTAGCCCATACTCGAGGCATTGTTCACCGCGATTTGAAACCTCAAAATATCCTCTTGACACCTGACGGCACAGCTAAGGTCACGGACTTTGGGATTGCTGTAGCCTTTGCGGAGACTAGTCTGACCCAGACAAACTCAATGTTAGGCTCTGTTCATTATTTGTCACCTGAGCAAGCGCGTGGTTCTAAAGCGACCTTCCAGAGTGATATCTATGCAATGGGGATTATCTTCTATGAAATGCTTACGGGACATATCCCTTATGATGGGGATAGTGCGGTTACGATTGCCCTCCAGCATTTCCAGAAACCACTTCCGTCCGTCATAGCTGAAAATCCATCTGTCCCTCAGGCTTTAGAAAATGTTGTCATTAAGGCAACTGCTAAGAAGCTGTCAGATCGTTATCAGTCTGTTTCAGAAATGTATGTGGACTTGTCAACTAGTTTGTCTTATAATCGTCGCAATGAACCGAAACTGGTCTTTGACGATGCGAGTAAGGCAGACACGAAGACTTTGCCTAAAGTTCCACAAAGTACACTGACATCTATTCCTAAAGCTCCGGCGCAAGAAGAACGCCCTCAGCCAAAGAAACCAACTCAACCGGTCGCAGAGCCGGCTCCAGCGCCAAAGCCAGCTAAGAAACGGAAGTTTAAGGCTCGCTATATGATTCTTTTGGCCAGTCTTCTATTGGTTGCAGCCTCTCTGGTCTGGATTTTGTCAAGAACACCAGCAACGATTGCTATTCCTAACGTAGCTGGACAAACCGTTGCAGAGGCTAAGGAAGCTCTTAAAAAATCCAAGTTTGAAGCTGGTGAAGAAAAGTCAGAAGCCAGCGATACCGTAGCAGAAGGACGTGTTATTCGAACGGATCCAGAAGCTGGTAGCGGCCGAAAAGAAGGAACCAAGGTCAATTTGATTGTTTCTTCTGGTAAGCAATCCTTCCAATTGAGCAATTACGTCGGACGCAAGTATACGGATGTTGTAGCTGAACTCAAGGAGAAGAAGGTTCCTGAAAATCTAATCAAGATGGAAGAGGAAGAATCCAGCGAAAGCGAACCAGGAACTATCCTCAGACAAACCCCCGCTTCGGGTTCGACTTATGACCTTTCAAAAGCCACCACGATTACCTTAACAGTTGCCAAGAAGGTGACCAGTGTCAGCATGCCTAGCTACATCGGCTCAAGTCTCGAATTTACTAAGAATAATCTGACTCAGATTGTCGGAGTAAAAGAGGCTAATATTGAGGTTATTGAAGTATCGACTGCTTCTGAAGGAACAGCAGAGGGTACGGTTGTAGATCAAACACCAAAAGCTGGTGAAAAGGTTGATCTTGCTAGCACACGTATCAAGATTTCGATTTACAAACCGAAAACACCACCGTCAACTTCATCCTCTAACCCTGCTCAACGAGGGAACCAGGGTTCTACAACAACACCAAATCAAGGGAACCAGCAAGGAAATCAACAAGGGAATAATCCTCCAACGAATCAACCAAACAATGAAGGAAACCGCGAAAGTTCTCGAGATTAA
- a CDS encoding threonine/serine exporter family protein: MDESRELNAVIDVIMLAGTILLKSGSEIHRVEDTMIRIAHSQGIMDCNVLAMPAAIFFSIENTNISRMKRVTSSSYNIEKVCDVNQVSRELVGGQIDLSTAFTKLKEIGNQLLPYSKFQVTIAATLSAPFFSIMFGGNVYDAFGAAIATLFGFAFSLYVEKFIRIPFVTAFAGAFVFGLIAQFWARYTGFPSTADLIIAGAVMPFVPGIALTNAVRDIMTNHINSGMSKMFESLLITLALGAGTSVALVLMT; encoded by the coding sequence ATGGACGAATCGAGAGAGTTGAATGCCGTCATTGATGTCATTATGTTAGCTGGAACCATTCTCTTGAAAAGTGGTTCGGAGATTCATCGGGTTGAGGATACCATGATTCGTATTGCCCATTCACAAGGGATTATGGATTGCAATGTGCTCGCCATGCCCGCTGCTATTTTCTTTTCTATTGAAAACACTAATATTTCTCGAATGAAGCGGGTGACATCATCCTCCTATAACATCGAAAAAGTTTGTGATGTCAACCAAGTATCTCGTGAACTTGTGGGTGGACAGATTGATCTTTCTACAGCCTTTACAAAGCTCAAAGAGATCGGTAATCAACTCCTTCCTTATAGCAAGTTCCAAGTGACCATCGCAGCGACCCTTAGTGCCCCCTTCTTCTCGATTATGTTTGGGGGAAATGTCTATGACGCATTTGGTGCTGCCATTGCGACCTTGTTTGGGTTTGCCTTCTCTCTCTATGTCGAGAAGTTTATCCGAATTCCTTTTGTAACAGCCTTTGCGGGAGCCTTTGTTTTTGGCTTGATTGCCCAGTTCTGGGCTCGCTACACTGGATTTCCTTCGACAGCAGACCTGATCATAGCAGGAGCAGTCATGCCCTTTGTTCCAGGAATCGCTCTGACAAATGCGGTTCGGGATATCATGACCAACCATATCAACTCTGGTATGAGCAAGATGTTTGAATCTCTGCTCATTACCCTCGCTTTAGGGGCCGGCACTTCGGTCGCCCTGGTTTTGATGACATAA
- a CDS encoding threonine/serine exporter family protein yields the protein MTLTSILLQAVASLLAIITFLIVLNVQRSMLLPGGVLGMGVWLLYLVLKEPTNVIIATFIAAVIGSCISQILSILYKTPAVVFVLAILAPLVPGYLSYRTTAFFVTGDYSHAIASATLVVMLALVISIGMASGTVILKLYYYIRKQRGISS from the coding sequence ATGACTCTAACAAGTATTTTACTCCAAGCGGTGGCGAGTTTACTCGCCATTATCACCTTTTTGATCGTATTGAATGTCCAACGCTCCATGCTCCTACCTGGTGGGGTATTGGGGATGGGCGTTTGGCTCCTCTATCTCGTGCTCAAAGAACCAACCAATGTTATTATTGCGACCTTTATCGCAGCAGTAATTGGCTCTTGCATCAGTCAGATTTTAAGTATTCTCTATAAGACGCCAGCAGTGGTCTTTGTCTTGGCCATTCTTGCCCCCTTGGTGCCAGGTTATTTATCCTATCGAACGACAGCTTTCTTTGTGACAGGCGATTACAGCCATGCTATTGCCAGTGCGACTTTGGTGGTTATGTTAGCTCTTGTTATTTCTATTGGAATGGCAAGTGGAACGGTAATTCTAAAGCTTTATTACTACATCCGAAAACAACGAGGAATCTCTTCCTAA
- a CDS encoding hydroxymethylglutaryl-CoA synthase, whose protein sequence is MTIGIDKIGFATSQYVLKLQDLAEARGVDPEKFSKGLLLNEISIASLTEDIVTLAASASNSILTDKEKEEIDMVIVATESGIDQSKAAAVFVHGLLGIQPFARSFEIKEACYGATAALHYAKLHVENSPESKVLVIASDIAKYGVATPGEPTQGAGSVAMLITQNPRIMTFNNDNVAQTRDIMDFWRPNYSTTPYVNGVYSTQQYLDSLMTTWDEYKKRYDWTMGDFAAICFHLPYPKLALKGLLKMMDKTLSQEKQDSLQENFEKSILYSQMIGNIYTGSLFLGLLSLLENAETLKAGDKIALYSYGSGAVSEFFSGELIEGYEAYLDKDRLSKLQQRTVLSVTDYEKVFFEEVQLDESGSAQFAGYEHQDYALVEIVDHQRRYSKVEK, encoded by the coding sequence ATGACAATCGGTATTGATAAGATTGGTTTTGCGACCAGTCAATATGTCTTGAAATTACAAGACTTAGCAGAAGCGAGGGGAGTTGACCCCGAAAAATTTAGCAAGGGCCTCTTGTTAAATGAAATTAGTATTGCGTCACTGACTGAGGACATTGTTACCTTGGCAGCTAGTGCAAGCAACTCTATCCTCACAGATAAAGAAAAAGAAGAAATCGACATGGTCATCGTGGCGACCGAGTCAGGAATTGACCAGAGTAAGGCGGCAGCAGTCTTTGTTCATGGTCTGTTAGGCATTCAGCCTTTCGCCCGTAGCTTTGAAATCAAAGAAGCCTGCTATGGAGCGACAGCTGCCCTTCATTATGCCAAGTTACATGTGGAAAATTCTCCAGAATCCAAGGTCTTGGTCATTGCCAGTGATATTGCCAAGTATGGTGTGGCAACTCCGGGTGAGCCAACCCAGGGTGCTGGAAGTGTGGCCATGCTAATCACGCAAAATCCACGCATCATGACCTTTAACAATGATAATGTTGCTCAAACTCGTGACATCATGGATTTCTGGCGTCCAAACTATTCAACGACTCCTTATGTCAATGGTGTTTATTCAACCCAGCAATATCTGGACAGTCTCATGACAACTTGGGATGAATACAAGAAGCGCTACGATTGGACCATGGGTGATTTTGCGGCCATCTGTTTCCACTTGCCTTATCCTAAGCTGGCCCTAAAAGGCTTGCTCAAGATGATGGACAAGACTCTATCTCAGGAGAAGCAGGATAGTTTGCAAGAAAACTTTGAAAAATCCATTCTCTACAGTCAGATGATTGGGAATATCTATACAGGTTCCCTCTTCCTCGGACTCCTCTCCCTTTTGGAAAATGCAGAGACTTTGAAGGCTGGCGATAAAATTGCCCTCTACAGTTACGGAAGCGGAGCGGTTTCAGAGTTCTTTAGTGGTGAATTGATCGAAGGTTATGAGGCTTACCTTGATAAGGATCGCTTGAGCAAACTCCAGCAGCGTACAGTCTTATCTGTTACAGACTATGAAAAAGTCTTCTTCGAAGAGGTACAGTTGGATGAATCTGGTTCAGCCCAATTTGCAGGCTATGAACATCAAGACTATGCCTTGGTGGAGATTGTCGACCACCAACGCCGTTATAGCAAGGTTGAAAAATAA